One genomic segment of Fusobacterium nucleatum includes these proteins:
- the lepB gene encoding signal peptidase I, whose translation MSTKNWTYAIIFVIIVTTLILLKLLATKTIFYGVFYFFLTLFFIYIFAKEKDLAKKFDIHREIFVNKIAKKHNIEDEKKVKRINKTFYYIETVGTALILVVIIQRFYIGNFKIPTGSMIPTIEVGDRVFADMVSYKFTTPKRNSIVVFKEPIQNKVLYNKRVMGLPGEKIKIEDDILYVNGEAINFRRYSNLGIGNREWIIPKKNDKLEIIPEENYNETYRAASFNIGEIQKELKTNSLSIFSFMPNLKFVINGEKTAPVLDFIHDKNILKKLMAGETVEVILDEDYYLALGDNTDNSFDSRYWGFVKESRIRGRAFIRFWPLSRIGLLDDNHNEILTLSASALKKLKNEIDKTFDTGTK comes from the coding sequence ATGTCAACAAAAAATTGGACTTATGCTATTATTTTTGTAATTATAGTTACAACTTTAATACTTTTAAAATTATTAGCAACAAAAACTATATTTTATGGAGTATTTTATTTTTTTCTAACACTTTTCTTTATTTATATATTTGCAAAAGAAAAAGATTTAGCTAAAAAATTTGATATTCATAGAGAAATATTTGTAAATAAGATAGCAAAAAAACATAATATAGAAGATGAAAAAAAAGTTAAAAGAATAAATAAAACTTTTTATTATATTGAAACAGTAGGAACAGCACTTATATTGGTTGTGATTATTCAAAGATTTTATATAGGTAATTTCAAAATTCCTACTGGCTCAATGATCCCTACAATAGAAGTTGGAGATAGAGTTTTTGCTGATATGGTTTCATATAAGTTTACAACACCTAAAAGAAATAGTATTGTAGTTTTTAAAGAACCTATACAAAATAAAGTTTTATATAATAAAAGAGTAATGGGCCTTCCTGGTGAAAAAATAAAAATTGAAGATGATATTTTATATGTAAATGGTGAAGCAATAAATTTTAGAAGATATAGTAATCTTGGTATAGGAAATAGAGAATGGATAATTCCTAAAAAAAATGATAAATTAGAAATTATCCCAGAAGAAAATTATAATGAAACATATAGAGCAGCTTCATTTAATATAGGAGAAATTCAAAAAGAATTAAAAACTAATTCTCTATCAATTTTTAGTTTTATGCCTAATTTAAAGTTTGTTATAAATGGAGAAAAAACAGCTCCTGTTTTAGACTTTATTCATGATAAAAATATTCTTAAAAAACTTATGGCAGGAGAAACTGTTGAAGTCATATTAGATGAGGACTATTATTTAGCATTAGGAGATAATACAGACAATAGTTTTGATTCAAGATATTGGGGCTTTGTAAAAGAAAGTAGAATAAGAGGAAGAGCTTTTATTAGATTTTGGCCTTTAAGTAGAATAGGATTATTAGATGATAATCATAATGAAATTCTTACTCTATCTGCTTCTGCTTTAAAAAAGCTTAAAAATGAAATAGATAAAACATTTGATACAGGTACTAAATAA
- the recJ gene encoding single-stranded-DNA-specific exonuclease RecJ — translation MKKNTKWILENKTNYEKIFEDKREKKLDFIIEDLIENRNLSLDTNFDFNPFDLKDMDIATKRIFEAIKNNQKIYIYGDYDVDGITSVSLLYLALSELGANVDYYIPLRDEGYGLNKEAIQILKNENADLVISVDCGINSIEEINFANELNLDFIITDHHEITGDIPKALAVINPKREENIYSFKYLAGVGTAFMLIYALYTQMNKLNDLEKYSDIVAIGTVADIVPLVSDNRKFVKKGLETLKNTKWIGIKQLLRKIFPDNWDTKEYFAYDIGYIIAPIFNAAGRLEDAKQAVSLFVEEDGFKCLSIIDKLLENNTERKDIQKKILEMSIAEIEKKQLYNKNLILVANKSFHHGVIGIVASKILDKYYKPTIIMEIKESEGVATASCRSIDGLNIVECLNSVSDILVKYGGHSGAAGFTIKIENIEEFYVRIDRYIEENFDKDLFIKKLKIEKILAPYKVNYEFLKELEILEPYGAKNHTPVFAFRNCQYENLRFTKNSTEHLMLDIKKDGYYFKNCIFFGGGDYYDIISSSKNIDIAFKLKLETFKDRYMYKLQLEDVKNSNDNIDFQDDYLELNGRDIFFPIETVVYPKRLDIEEPLNLIFNDYGVAITKDRTIIENIDNNLAKILTILKNKFNYEFTMKIKKKYLKTENINLHLEIDVLKNETLKSFPLKDALIFKEIKNLLIRDFEYNSIQKKVLASIFKDKKKTLVVMDRKRGATTIIDTIKCYCKYRNLNLSINNEKEKADFYIFENFDDIEKINSLITNNILVISDKNMEVNAFNKIIDDYIIPKNIEYIDYSDIGILKRNHNLYYPFLTDEEKNNILELIDKNKDVISTREIIVHF, via the coding sequence ATGAAAAAAAATACTAAATGGATTTTAGAAAATAAAACTAATTATGAAAAAATTTTTGAAGATAAAAGAGAAAAAAAATTAGATTTTATTATTGAAGATTTAATTGAAAATAGAAATCTATCTCTTGATACAAATTTTGATTTCAATCCTTTTGATTTAAAAGATATGGATATAGCGACTAAAAGAATTTTTGAAGCTATAAAAAATAATCAAAAAATATATATTTATGGAGATTATGATGTTGACGGGATAACTTCTGTTTCTCTTTTATATTTGGCACTCTCTGAGTTAGGGGCAAATGTAGATTATTATATACCTTTAAGAGATGAAGGCTATGGTTTAAATAAAGAAGCAATACAAATTTTAAAAAATGAGAATGCAGATTTGGTTATAAGTGTGGATTGTGGGATAAATTCAATAGAAGAAATTAATTTTGCTAATGAATTAAATTTAGATTTTATAATAACTGATCACCATGAAATAACTGGGGATATACCAAAAGCACTTGCAGTTATAAATCCTAAAAGGGAAGAAAATATATATTCTTTTAAATATCTTGCAGGAGTAGGAACTGCTTTTATGTTAATATATGCACTATATACTCAAATGAATAAATTAAATGACTTAGAAAAATATTCAGATATTGTTGCAATAGGTACAGTTGCAGATATTGTTCCCTTGGTTTCAGATAACAGAAAATTTGTAAAAAAAGGTTTAGAAACTTTAAAAAATACTAAATGGATAGGAATTAAGCAATTACTTAGAAAGATATTTCCTGACAATTGGGATACAAAAGAATATTTTGCCTATGATATAGGCTATATAATTGCACCGATTTTTAATGCTGCTGGGCGTTTAGAAGATGCAAAACAGGCTGTAAGCCTATTTGTAGAAGAAGATGGTTTTAAATGCCTTTCAATTATTGATAAACTTTTAGAAAATAATACTGAAAGAAAAGATATTCAAAAGAAAATTTTAGAAATGTCTATTGCTGAAATTGAAAAAAAACAATTATATAATAAAAATTTAATTTTGGTTGCGAATAAGTCATTTCATCATGGTGTTATTGGAATAGTTGCTTCAAAGATTTTAGATAAATACTATAAGCCAACTATAATTATGGAAATTAAGGAAAGTGAAGGTGTTGCTACTGCTTCTTGTAGAAGTATTGATGGTTTAAATATAGTTGAATGTTTAAATTCTGTTTCTGATATTTTAGTTAAATATGGAGGACATTCAGGAGCAGCAGGTTTTACAATAAAAATAGAAAATATAGAAGAATTTTATGTAAGAATAGATAGATATATAGAAGAAAATTTTGATAAGGATTTATTTATAAAGAAATTAAAAATAGAAAAAATCCTAGCACCTTATAAAGTAAACTATGAATTTTTAAAAGAATTAGAAATTTTAGAGCCTTATGGAGCTAAAAACCATACTCCTGTCTTTGCTTTTAGAAATTGCCAATATGAAAATTTAAGATTTACCAAAAATAGTACTGAACATTTGATGTTAGATATAAAAAAAGATGGATACTATTTTAAAAATTGTATATTTTTTGGTGGTGGAGATTACTATGATATTATTTCAAGTTCAAAAAATATTGATATAGCTTTTAAATTAAAATTAGAAACATTTAAAGATAGATATATGTATAAATTACAACTTGAAGATGTTAAAAACTCAAATGATAATATTGATTTTCAAGACGATTATTTAGAATTAAATGGAAGAGATATTTTCTTCCCAATAGAAACAGTTGTATATCCTAAAAGACTAGATATAGAGGAGCCTTTAAATCTAATTTTTAATGATTATGGTGTAGCGATAACTAAAGACAGGACAATTATTGAAAATATAGACAATAATTTAGCGAAAATTTTAACTATTTTAAAAAATAAATTTAATTATGAGTTTACTATGAAAATTAAAAAGAAGTATTTAAAAACTGAAAATATAAATTTACATTTAGAAATTGATGTTCTAAAAAATGAAACTTTAAAATCTTTTCCATTAAAAGATGCTTTAATATTTAAAGAAATTAAAAATCTTTTAATTAGAGATTTTGAATATAATTCAATACAGAAAAAAGTACTTGCTTCGATTTTTAAAGATAAGAAAAAGACTTTGGTTGTTATGGATAGAAAAAGAGGAGCAACAACGATAATTGACACCATTAAATGTTACTGTAAATATAGAAATTTAAACCTTTCTATAAATAATGAAAAAGAAAAAGCAGATTTTTATATTTTTGAAAATTTTGATGATATAGAAAAAATTAATTCTCTAATAACAAATAATATTCTTGTAATTTCAGATAAAAATATGGAAGTCAATGCTTTTAATAAAATTATAGATGATTATATAATACCTAAGAATATCGAATATATTGATTACAGTGATATAGGTATTTTAAAAAGAAACCATAATTTGTATTATCCATTTTTAACTGATGAAGAAAAAAATAATATATTAGAGTTAATAGATAAGAATAAAGATGTAATTTCTACAAGAGAAATAATTGTACATTTTTAG
- a CDS encoding ABC transporter substrate-binding protein produces MKKFIKFLLMSISVIFMFVACGGSDKEKTEGTPEAQGSNELVIYSPNADDEVNKIIPAFEEATGIKVVLQSMGSGDVLARISAEKENPQADINWGAISMGVLATTPDLWESYTSENEKNVPDAYKNTTGFFTNYKLDGSAALLVNKDVFKKLGLDPEKFNGYKDLLWPELKGKIAMGDPTASSSAIAELTNMLLVMGEKPYDEKAWEFIEKFIGQLDGTILSSSSQIYKATADGEYAVGVTYENPAVTLLQDGATNLKLVYPEEGSVWLPGAAAIVKNAPHMENAKKFVDFLISDEGQKIVAETSTRPVNTSIKNTSEFIKPFDEIKVAYEDIPYCAEHRKEWQERWTNILTK; encoded by the coding sequence ATGAAAAAATTTATTAAATTTTTATTGATGTCAATTAGTGTTATTTTTATGTTTGTTGCTTGTGGTGGTTCAGACAAAGAAAAAACAGAAGGAACACCTGAAGCTCAAGGATCAAATGAGTTAGTAATTTATTCACCAAATGCTGATGATGAAGTAAATAAAATAATTCCAGCTTTTGAAGAAGCTACAGGAATAAAAGTTGTTTTACAATCAATGGGAAGTGGAGATGTACTTGCTAGAATTTCTGCTGAAAAAGAAAATCCTCAAGCTGATATTAACTGGGGAGCAATAAGTATGGGTGTTCTTGCGACAACTCCTGATTTATGGGAAAGTTATACTTCTGAAAATGAAAAGAATGTTCCTGATGCTTATAAGAACACTACTGGTTTCTTTACAAACTACAAATTAGATGGTAGTGCAGCATTACTTGTAAATAAGGATGTATTTAAAAAATTGGGACTAGACCCTGAAAAATTTAATGGATATAAAGATTTATTATGGCCAGAATTAAAAGGGAAAATTGCAATGGGTGATCCAACAGCAAGTAGTAGTGCAATAGCAGAACTTACAAATATGTTGCTTGTTATGGGAGAAAAACCTTATGATGAAAAGGCTTGGGAATTTATTGAAAAATTTATTGGACAGTTAGATGGAACAATTTTATCTTCATCTTCTCAAATTTATAAAGCTACTGCTGATGGAGAATATGCAGTTGGAGTTACTTATGAAAATCCAGCAGTAACATTACTTCAAGATGGAGCTACTAATTTAAAACTTGTTTATCCAGAAGAAGGTTCAGTATGGTTACCAGGGGCTGCTGCAATAGTTAAAAATGCACCTCATATGGAAAATGCTAAAAAGTTTGTTGATTTCTTAATTTCAGATGAAGGACAAAAAATTGTTGCTGAAACTTCAACAAGACCAGTAAATACATCTATAAAAAATACAAGTGAATTTATAAAACCATTTGATGAAATTAAAGTTGCTTATGAAGATATTCCTTACTGTGCAGAACATAGAAAAGAATGGCAAGAAAGATGGACTAATATATTAACAAAATAG
- a CDS encoding ABC transporter ATP-binding protein, whose amino-acid sequence MSVNIKIENAQKRYGDNIIIENLSLDIKQGEFFTLLGPSGCGKTTLLRMIAGFNSIEKGNFYFNEKRINDLDPAKRNIGMVFQNYAIFPHLTVEQNVEFGLKNRKVSKEEMKVETDKFLKLMQIDEYRDRMPERLSGGQQQRVALARALVIKPDVLLMDEPLSNLDAKLRVEMRTAIKEIQNSIGITTVYVTHDQEEAMAVSDRIAVMKDGEIQHLGQPKDIYQRPANLFVATFIGKTNVLNGTLNNSVLKIAGKNDVILNNIKDKNIKGNVVISIRPEEFVIDEYQTKDGIKAFIDSSVFLGLNTHYFAHLESGEKIEIVQESKIDSIIPKGAEVYLKVKQDKINVFTEDGSKNILEGVNNDAIGVAYAK is encoded by the coding sequence ATGAGTGTAAACATAAAAATAGAAAATGCTCAAAAAAGATATGGAGATAATATTATAATTGAAAATTTATCTCTTGATATAAAACAAGGGGAGTTTTTTACTCTCCTTGGACCTTCTGGTTGTGGAAAAACTACTTTGCTAAGAATGATAGCAGGTTTTAATTCTATTGAAAAGGGGAATTTTTATTTCAATGAAAAGAGAATAAATGATTTAGACCCTGCTAAAAGAAATATTGGAATGGTATTTCAAAACTATGCTATTTTTCCACATTTAACTGTTGAGCAAAATGTAGAATTTGGTTTAAAAAATAGAAAAGTTTCTAAAGAAGAAATGAAAGTAGAAACAGATAAATTCTTAAAACTTATGCAAATTGATGAATATAGAGATAGAATGCCTGAAAGATTATCAGGAGGACAACAACAAAGAGTTGCCTTAGCAAGAGCTTTAGTTATAAAACCTGATGTTCTATTGATGGATGAGCCATTAAGTAACTTGGATGCAAAACTAAGAGTGGAAATGAGAACAGCTATAAAAGAAATTCAAAATAGTATTGGAATTACAACTGTATATGTAACTCATGATCAAGAAGAAGCTATGGCTGTTAGTGATAGAATTGCAGTTATGAAAGATGGCGAAATTCAACATTTAGGACAACCAAAAGATATTTATCAAAGACCAGCAAATTTATTTGTTGCAACTTTTATTGGAAAAACAAATGTATTAAATGGAACTTTAAATAATTCAGTGTTAAAAATTGCTGGAAAAAATGATGTAATTTTAAATAATATTAAAGATAAAAATATTAAAGGAAATGTTGTTATTTCAATAAGACCAGAAGAATTTGTAATTGATGAATATCAAACAAAAGATGGAATCAAAGCTTTTATAGATAGTAGTGTATTTTTAGGTTTAAATACTCATTATTTTGCACATTTAGAAAGTGGAGAAAAAATTGAAATAGTTCAAGAATCTAAAATTGATAGTATAATTCCAAAAGGTGCAGAAGTTTATTTAAAAGTAAAACAAGACAAAATAAATGTTTTTACAGAAGATGGATCCAAAAATATTCTAGAGGGTGTTAATAACGATGCAATAGGTGTTGCTTATGCTAAGTAA
- a CDS encoding iron ABC transporter permease, producing the protein MLSKKKDIWIVISLCVLAFYIIFMIYPLGILFKNAVIENNGSFTFAYFSKFLSKNYYFSTIFNSFKVSLTATALTLIIGTPLAYFYNMYKIKGKTFLQITIILCSMSAPFIGAYSWILLLGRNGLITNTIRNLTGFSVPSIYGFGGILLVLCMQLYPLVFLYVSGALRNIDNSLLEASENMGCTGTKRFFKIIIPLCIPTILAAALMVFMRAFADFGTPLFIGEGYRTFPVEIYNQFMNETGSDKNFASAVSIIAIIITSLIFLLQRYINGKYKFTMNALHPIEAKEVKGIKSVLIHLYCYLIVFISYAPQLYVIYTSFQNTSGKLFKKGYSLKSYTEAFGKLGNAIQNTFFIGGLALILIIVISILIAYLVVRRNNFMNRTIDTLSMVPYVIPGSVVGIALVSAFNKKPFVLVGTFLIMVISLIIRRNAYTIRSSVAILQQIPISIEEAAISLGASRMKSFFKITTPMMINGIISGALLSWITIITELSSSIILYNYKTITLTLQIYVYVSRGSYGIAAAMSTILTLMTVISLLIFMKVSKNKNMMM; encoded by the coding sequence ATGCTAAGTAAGAAAAAAGATATATGGATAGTAATTTCATTATGTGTTTTAGCATTTTACATAATATTTATGATTTATCCTTTGGGAATTTTATTTAAAAATGCAGTCATTGAAAATAATGGAAGTTTTACTTTTGCTTATTTTTCAAAATTTTTGAGTAAAAACTATTATTTTTCTACTATATTTAATTCCTTTAAAGTTAGTTTAACTGCAACAGCTTTAACTTTAATAATTGGAACACCCTTGGCATACTTCTATAATATGTATAAAATAAAAGGAAAAACATTTTTACAAATTACTATAATATTATGTAGTATGTCAGCACCATTTATTGGAGCTTATTCTTGGATTTTATTATTAGGAAGAAATGGACTAATTACTAATACAATTAGAAATCTAACTGGTTTTAGTGTTCCTAGTATATATGGATTTGGAGGAATTTTACTTGTTTTATGTATGCAACTTTATCCTTTGGTTTTTCTATATGTTTCAGGAGCTCTAAGAAACATTGATAATTCACTATTAGAAGCTAGTGAAAACATGGGATGTACAGGAACAAAAAGATTTTTTAAAATAATTATTCCTTTATGTATTCCAACAATATTAGCTGCGGCTCTTATGGTATTTATGAGAGCTTTTGCGGATTTTGGAACTCCTTTATTTATTGGAGAAGGATATAGAACCTTCCCAGTTGAAATTTATAATCAGTTTATGAACGAAACTGGTTCTGATAAAAATTTTGCTTCAGCAGTAAGTATTATTGCAATTATAATTACATCTTTAATTTTTTTATTACAAAGATATATAAATGGAAAATATAAATTTACTATGAATGCTCTTCACCCTATTGAAGCTAAGGAAGTAAAAGGGATAAAATCCGTTTTAATTCATTTATACTGCTATTTAATAGTTTTTATTTCTTACGCTCCACAACTTTATGTAATTTATACATCTTTCCAAAATACATCTGGAAAACTTTTCAAAAAAGGATATTCTTTAAAAAGTTATACAGAAGCATTTGGTAAATTAGGAAATGCTATTCAAAATACGTTTTTTATTGGTGGACTTGCTTTAATTTTGATCATAGTTATTTCCATTTTAATTGCATATCTTGTTGTGAGAAGAAATAATTTTATGAATAGAACAATAGATACTTTATCTATGGTGCCTTATGTTATTCCTGGTTCAGTTGTAGGTATAGCTTTAGTTAGTGCCTTTAATAAAAAACCTTTCGTTTTAGTTGGAACATTTTTGATAATGGTAATATCTTTAATTATAAGAAGAAATGCCTATACTATAAGATCGTCTGTTGCTATTCTTCAACAAATTCCTATTTCTATTGAAGAAGCAGCAATCAGTTTAGGAGCTTCTCGTATGAAATCATTTTTCAAAATAACAACACCAATGATGATAAATGGTATTATTTCAGGAGCACTTTTAAGTTGGATAACAATAATAACTGAACTTTCATCAAGTATAATTTTATATAACTATAAGACGATTACATTAACATTACAAATATATGTTTATGTATCAAGAGGTAGTTATGGAATAGCTGCTGCTATGTCAACTATTTTGACATTGATGACAGTTATATCGTTATTGATATTTATGAAAGTATCAAAAAATAAAAATATGATGATGTAA
- the galE gene encoding UDP-glucose 4-epimerase GalE — protein sequence MKTILVTGGAGYIGSHAVVELLDNNYDVVVIDTLENGFKEFIDKRAKFYQGNVQDYELMSRIFHENKIEAVMHFAGYIRVPESVDDPNKYYLNNTYTTMCLIQSMVKHNIKNIIFSSTAAVYGEITEDIPIDERHSTAPINPYGASKLMSERIILDCAKAYGLNYSIFRYFNVAGAHEKYPIGQKGAGVTSLITLTLQAAKDSNRVLEVFGDDFPTKDGTGIRDYIHVVDLVKAHVLSLKLLFKNESNIFNLGNGNGFSVLETVEAARKVTNKKIICKIAARRKGDPACVIASSEKAQKLLGWKAQYTNVEKIIETGWHFVKKQ from the coding sequence ATGAAAACAATCCTAGTTACAGGGGGGGCGGGGTATATTGGTTCTCATGCTGTTGTAGAATTATTAGACAATAATTATGATGTTGTAGTTATTGATACCTTAGAAAATGGATTTAAAGAATTTATAGATAAAAGAGCTAAGTTTTATCAAGGAAATGTTCAAGATTATGAGCTAATGTCAAGGATATTCCATGAAAATAAAATAGAAGCTGTTATGCATTTTGCTGGTTATATAAGAGTTCCAGAAAGTGTAGATGATCCTAATAAATACTATTTAAACAATACTTACACAACTATGTGTTTAATACAGTCAATGGTAAAACACAATATCAAAAACATAATTTTTTCTTCAACAGCAGCAGTTTATGGTGAAATTACAGAAGATATCCCTATTGATGAAAGGCATTCAACAGCTCCTATTAACCCATATGGTGCAAGTAAATTAATGTCTGAAAGAATTATCTTAGACTGTGCCAAAGCCTATGGATTAAACTATTCTATTTTTAGATATTTCAATGTTGCAGGAGCACATGAAAAATATCCTATTGGTCAAAAAGGAGCAGGAGTAACATCACTTATAACTTTAACTTTACAGGCTGCAAAAGATTCGAATAGAGTTTTAGAAGTTTTTGGTGATGATTTTCCAACAAAAGATGGTACTGGAATCAGAGATTATATTCATGTAGTAGATTTAGTAAAAGCACATGTTTTATCTCTGAAATTACTATTTAAAAATGAAAGTAATATTTTTAATCTTGGTAATGGAAATGGTTTTTCTGTATTGGAAACTGTTGAAGCAGCACGAAAAGTAACTAATAAAAAAATTATATGTAAAATAGCAGCTAGAAGAAAAGGTGATCCTGCATGTGTTATTGCTTCTTCAGAAAAAGCTCAAAAATTATTAGGTTGGAAAGCTCAATATACTAATGTTGAAAAAATTATTGAAACAGGTTGGCATTTTGTAAAAAAACAATAA
- a CDS encoding DUF2194 domain-containing protein → MKFYKKEGTNKFIYFFIAIFIIVLILQINRVIDKGGFFSLEQNFSFDKKPAKNTTFTFDNPQKMLVFYNKKSSQSKDILKNLEEAFIFNKIDYTLADIGDTVSTTGYDTFIFATDSFIGLQKSSFEGVKQATSNGKNLIFLNTSEYNPFNSISGIQKTGKVIEKSSEIHFTHKLFPGLDQHSPSSEMVVHPIFEVALDADCKILAWSKENTPLLWEKKYGKGRILYTNASFFADKITRGLMNQWISYGNDWYITPFLNAKLMHIDDFPAPIPRTVNKVIQEEYQMSTRDFYKQVWWKDMLEIAKHRNLIYSGFIIIDYNNAVRKEDMKEVSQITLEDLDIEGRELFLHGGEIGIHGYNHNPLVFDGDIDFAALSYHPWRSKEDMAAGMNQLLMYVKKMFGKKIKLYVYVPPSNILKEEGKEALVKNYPDLNVISSVFYGDSDRGAYASEIGRDKTIPKLFNFPRFSSGFYYDKDEMWSLFNAIAVYGYWAHFVHPDDVISDDRGMNKTWKELKQEFDKLIGEVEADHPYLESIRASELTQRYINIEDLKIQSEKRDNKIYVGMENYREPFYMTVRIRNNSIKNISSGTFKEIYDTEDSKIYLLHVENPDLIITLGEENE, encoded by the coding sequence ATGAAATTCTACAAAAAAGAGGGGACTAATAAATTTATTTATTTTTTTATAGCTATTTTTATTATAGTTCTAATTTTACAAATAAATCGTGTTATAGATAAAGGAGGTTTTTTTTCACTGGAACAAAATTTTTCTTTTGATAAAAAACCAGCTAAAAATACTACATTTACTTTTGATAATCCACAAAAAATGTTAGTTTTTTATAATAAAAAATCATCTCAATCTAAGGATATACTCAAAAATTTAGAAGAAGCATTCATATTTAATAAAATAGATTATACTTTAGCTGATATTGGAGATACTGTATCAACAACTGGTTATGATACTTTTATTTTTGCCACAGACAGTTTTATAGGGCTACAAAAATCAAGTTTTGAAGGTGTCAAACAGGCAACTTCTAATGGAAAGAATTTAATTTTTTTAAATACTTCTGAATATAATCCTTTTAATTCTATTTCTGGGATTCAAAAAACAGGAAAAGTTATAGAAAAATCTTCAGAAATACATTTTACTCATAAGTTGTTTCCTGGACTTGATCAACATAGTCCTAGTTCAGAGATGGTAGTTCATCCTATTTTTGAAGTAGCTTTAGATGCTGATTGTAAAATTCTGGCATGGAGTAAAGAAAATACTCCATTATTATGGGAAAAAAAGTATGGAAAGGGTAGAATTTTATATACAAATGCTTCATTTTTTGCAGATAAAATAACAAGAGGACTGATGAATCAGTGGATATCATATGGAAATGACTGGTATATTACACCGTTTTTAAATGCAAAATTAATGCATATAGATGATTTTCCTGCACCAATTCCTAGAACTGTAAATAAGGTTATACAAGAAGAATATCAAATGAGCACTAGAGATTTTTATAAACAAGTTTGGTGGAAAGATATGTTAGAAATAGCTAAACATAGAAACCTAATATATTCTGGATTTATTATTATAGATTACAATAACGCTGTTCGTAAAGAAGATATGAAAGAAGTATCACAAATAACATTGGAAGACCTAGATATTGAAGGTAGAGAATTATTTTTACATGGTGGGGAAATAGGAATCCATGGTTACAACCATAATCCATTAGTATTTGATGGAGATATTGATTTTGCAGCTTTATCTTATCATCCTTGGAGAAGTAAAGAAGATATGGCGGCTGGAATGAATCAGTTATTGATGTATGTAAAAAAAATGTTTGGGAAAAAGATAAAGTTATATGTATATGTTCCACCTAGTAATATTCTAAAAGAAGAAGGAAAAGAAGCTCTTGTAAAAAATTATCCTGATTTGAATGTAATTTCTTCTGTTTTCTATGGCGATTCAGATAGAGGAGCTTATGCTAGTGAAATAGGTAGAGATAAGACTATTCCAAAGTTATTTAATTTTCCAAGATTTTCATCAGGTTTCTATTATGATAAAGATGAAATGTGGAGCTTATTTAATGCAATAGCAGTTTATGGATATTGGGCTCATTTTGTCCATCCTGATGATGTTATTTCTGATGATAGAGGAATGAATAAAACTTGGAAAGAATTAAAACAAGAATTTGATAAGTTGATAGGAGAGGTTGAGGCAGATCATCCATATTTAGAGTCAATAAGAGCTTCTGAATTAACACAAAGATATATTAATATAGAAGATTTGAAGATTCAATCTGAAAAAAGGGATAATAAAATTTATGTTGGAATGGAAAATTATAGAGAACCTTTCTATATGACAGTTAGAATCAGAAACAATAGTATAAAAAATATTTCTTCTGGAACATTTAAAGAAATTTATGATACAGAAGATTCTAAAATATACTTATTACATGTTGAAAACCCAGACTTAATAATTACTTTAGGAGAAGAAAATGAATAA